Proteins encoded within one genomic window of Triticum aestivum cultivar Chinese Spring chromosome 2D, IWGSC CS RefSeq v2.1, whole genome shotgun sequence:
- the LOC123052054 gene encoding AP-4 complex subunit mu, whose translation MVNISPSLLLELLQRIARVTKDYLGVLNEDSLRKNFILVYELLDEVIDFGYPQTTSTEALKSYIFNEPIMVDAGRLPPLGPAAMFMQGTKRMPGTAVTKSVVANEPGGKKREEIFVDIIEKISVTFSSSGYILTSEIDGTIQMKSYLSGNPEIRLALNEDLGIGKNSSSTHDYRSSSGGGSVVLDDCNFHESVQLDSFDIDRTLHLIPPDGEFPVMNYRMTQEFKPPFRVTALIEEAGPSRAEVLLKIRADFPANVTANTITVQMPVPSYTMRASFELEAGAVGQTTDFKEGTRRLEWNLKKIVGGSEHTLRAKLTFSQETHGNLTKEAGPVNMNFTIPMYNASKLQVRYLQIAKKSKTYNPYRWVRYVTQANSYVARL comes from the exons ATGGTCAATATCTCGCCATCGCTTCTCTTGGAACTTCTCCAAAGGATTGCACGTGTTACAAAAGATTATCTTGGTGTTCTAAATGAAGATTCTTTGAGGAAGAATTTCATTTTGGTGTACGAATTGCTCGATGAAGTCATT GACTTTGGATACCCACAAACAACTTCTACCGAGGCTCTGAAGTCATACATATTTAATGAACCAATCATGGTTGATGCCGGACGATTGCCACCACTTGGTCCTGCTGCTATGTTCATG CAAGGCACAAAGCGGATGCCGGGTACAGCTGTGACAAAATCTGTTGTTGCTAACGAGCCTGGTGGGAAGAAGAGGGAGGAAATTTTTGTTGATATCATTGAGAAAATAAGTGTGACATTCAGCTCGAGT GGTTATATACTTACTTCTGAGATTGATGGAACCATCCAAATGAAAAGTTACCTTAGTGGAAATCCAGAAATCCGTCTAGCTCTGAATGAGGATTTGGGCATTGGAAAGAATAGCTCTTCTACGCATG ATTACAGAAGTTCTTCTGGAGGAGGGTCCGTCGTTCTTGATGATTGTAACTTCCATGAGTCAGTGCAGCTCGACAGTTTTGACATTGACAGAACTCTGCATTTG ATACCACCTGATGGAGAATTTCCAGTGATGAACTACCGGATGACTCAAGAATTTAAGCCACCCTTCCGCGTTACTGCACTAATTGAAGAAGCTGGCCCATCTAGG GCTGAAGTTTTATTGAAAATACGGGCAGACTTTCCTGCAAATGTCACTGCCAACACAATCACAGTACAGATGCCAGTGCCCTCTTACACAATGAG GGCAAGTTTTGAACTGGAAGCTGGAGCAGTTGGGCAGACAACGGATTTTAAAGAAGGAACTAGGAGACTGGAGTGGAATCTAAAGAAG ATTGTTGGTGGTTCCGAGCATACCCTTCGTGCAAAGCTCACATTTTCCCAGGAGACACATG GAAACCTCACAAAAGAAGCCGGACCAGTAAACATGAACTTCACTATACCTATGTACAATGCTTCAAAGTTACAG GTCAGATATCTTCAGATAGCTAAGAAATCCAAAACATACAATCCATACAGGTGGGTGAGATATGTGACACAGGCCAACTCGTATGTAGCTCGCCTATGA
- the LOC123052057 gene encoding uncharacterized protein produces the protein MDSSAGGGGVEPARSLEIAARLLAARDLVGCKRFAEHAVDADPLLPGADELLAVADVHLAAQRLLPSGRPDPLAILQLQPNPDSADVKRAFRRLANLLAPRRNPHPGADTALRAVEEAFAHLSESTSTGAAPAPAAPGGASAAEDTFWTVCPHCCHVHQYERLLVGRSLMCASAGCRRPFVATELPAAPPIVPGTDFYYCAWGFIPMGFPKPADLCTDWKPFFPMPRDSSAPQPASQPAPTDNFGKQNVGNNVGVGHTNANAPPSNAHPGNKSAGGGTVAGPPRGKIKKTAARKKVGGGLKKHASGGVESGIEPSLLGPDWSENAEGGHTENSRGININEVAKATDDSMMLHFGADGDIGFDLDVDASDDIMENLPDLPFLREDDNSRRMF, from the coding sequence aTGGATTCCTccgccggtggcggcggcgtggaGCCGGCCCGGTCGCTGGAGATCGCTGCCAGGCTCCTCGCCGCGCGCGACCTGGTCGGCTGCAAGCGCTTTGCGGAGCATGCGGTGGACGCCGACCCCCTCCTCCCCGGCGCCGACGAGCTCCTCGCCGTCGCCGACGTCCACCTCGCCGCCCAGCGCCTCCTcccctccggccgccccgatcccctcGCCATCCTCCAGCTCCAGCCCAACCCCGACAGCGCCGACGTCAAGCGGGCCTTCCGCCGCCTGGCCAACCTCCTCGCCCCTCGCCGCAATCCCCACCCCGGCGCCGACACCGCCCTCCGCGCCGTTGAAGAAGCCTTCGCCCACCTCTCCGAGAGCacctccaccggcgccgcccccgctCCTGCTGCTCCCGGCGGCGCCTCTGCCGCAGAAGATACGTTCTGGACGGTCTGCCCCCACTGCTGCCATGTGCACCAGTACGAGCGCCTGCTGGTGGGCCGCTCGCTCATGTGCGCGAGCGCCGGGTGCCGGCGACCGTTCGTGGCCACCGAGCTCCCGGCTGCTCCGCCTATTGTGCCCGGCACCGACTTTTACTACTGCGCCTGGGGTTTCATCCCAATGGGTTTTCCTAAGCCCGCTGATCTGTGCACTGACTGGAAGCCATTCTTCCCGATGCCACGGGATTCATCTGCTCCACAGCCAGCATCTCAGCCAGCACCTACGGATAATTTTGGTAAGCAGAATGTTGGGAATAATGTTGGAGTTGGACATACTAATGCCAATGCACCGCCATCAAATGCACATCCTGGGAATAAGAGTGCTGGTGGTGGCACTGTGGCAGGGCCGCCTAGAGGTAAAATCAAGAAGACAGCAGCCCGCAAGAAGGTTGGGGGAGGCCTCAAAAAGCATGCTTCTGGCGGTGTGGAGAGCGGCATTGAGCCATCTTTGCTTGGGCCTGATTGGAGTGAAAATGCAGAGGGTGGACACACtgagaattcaagaggaattaacATAAATGAGGTGGCAAAGGCAACTGATGACAGCATGATGTTGCATTTTGGTGCGGATGGGGACATTGGGTTTGATTTGGATGTTGATGCATCAGATGATATAATGGAGAATTTGCCTGACCTGCCGTTCCTGAGGGAAGATGACAATTCCAGGAGGATGTTTTAG